The proteins below come from a single Methanocella sp. genomic window:
- a CDS encoding threonine--tRNA ligase encodes MQLLLIHSDFIEYEVKKSTPVAEKISDDLKSGRMEDALAAFITVEKPDEASPKYVIDKGTEAIVKMAEQVKATRVMLYPYAHLSSNLSSPKTAIEVLTGLEAALKEKNFEVKRSPFGWYKAFTVRCKGHPLSELSRNIVPEGSTINICAGEKPEVVSEAIKNEEKLKSYFYIMDVDGQMKDPKTFDYENHEKLKAFVDYEMAKKRAVDRVPPHVELMRRLELADYEPGSDPGNMRFYPKGRMVKNLLENYVLMEATKNGAMEVETPIMYDMEHPTLKKYLDRFPARQYTVIADKKNLFLRFAACFGQFLMSHDMTISYKNLPLKMIELTRYSFRKEQRGELVGLRRLRAFTMPDMHTLCTDMAGATSEFRDQYEMCINTLETIGLTLKDYEVAIRFTRDFYNQNKEFIEGLVRRAGKPVVIEMWDQRFFYFVLKFEFNFIDSLNKASALSTVQIDVENAERYDITYVDQDGSKKYPTILHCSPSGAIERCIYAQLEKQFMESEKGIVPMLPVWLSPTQVRVIALSDRHIDHCRKLALELKPYRVDIDDREETVSKKVRDAGKEWVPYVVTIGDAEMGKDKFPVVVRSESEPNKPLKVEMTVEELRSRLAKDVDMLPTRPLPIAESLSKRPKFVGSI; translated from the coding sequence ATGCAGTTATTACTCATCCATTCCGACTTTATCGAATATGAGGTCAAGAAAAGCACCCCTGTCGCGGAGAAGATCTCCGACGACCTGAAGTCGGGCAGGATGGAGGACGCGCTCGCGGCCTTCATCACGGTCGAAAAGCCCGACGAGGCCAGCCCCAAATATGTCATCGACAAGGGCACCGAGGCCATCGTGAAGATGGCGGAGCAGGTCAAGGCGACCCGCGTCATGCTCTATCCTTACGCTCACTTAAGCTCAAACCTTTCATCTCCGAAAACCGCCATAGAAGTCCTCACGGGGCTTGAGGCGGCGCTCAAAGAAAAGAACTTCGAGGTCAAGCGCTCGCCGTTCGGCTGGTATAAGGCCTTCACCGTCAGGTGCAAGGGCCACCCGCTCTCCGAGCTTTCCAGGAATATCGTCCCGGAAGGCTCGACGATTAATATTTGCGCGGGCGAGAAGCCCGAAGTCGTATCCGAGGCCATCAAGAACGAGGAAAAATTAAAAAGCTACTTCTACATCATGGACGTCGACGGCCAGATGAAGGACCCGAAGACGTTCGACTATGAGAACCACGAGAAGCTCAAGGCGTTCGTGGACTACGAGATGGCCAAGAAGCGGGCCGTCGACCGGGTGCCGCCCCACGTCGAGCTCATGAGGCGCCTGGAGCTGGCGGATTATGAGCCCGGGAGCGACCCGGGTAACATGCGCTTCTATCCTAAGGGCCGCATGGTCAAGAATCTATTAGAAAATTACGTGCTCATGGAGGCGACGAAGAACGGCGCCATGGAGGTCGAGACGCCCATCATGTACGACATGGAGCACCCCACCCTGAAAAAGTACCTCGACCGGTTCCCCGCACGCCAGTATACGGTCATCGCCGACAAGAAGAACCTGTTCTTGAGGTTCGCGGCGTGCTTCGGCCAATTTTTAATGAGCCACGACATGACCATCTCATACAAGAACTTACCGTTAAAGATGATCGAGCTCACCCGCTACTCCTTCAGGAAGGAGCAGAGGGGCGAGCTGGTCGGCCTCCGCCGCCTCCGGGCGTTCACGATGCCGGACATGCACACGCTCTGCACCGACATGGCCGGGGCCACGAGCGAGTTCCGCGACCAGTACGAGATGTGCATCAATACTCTAGAGACCATCGGGCTCACCCTGAAGGACTATGAGGTAGCAATAAGATTCACCAGGGACTTCTATAACCAGAACAAGGAGTTCATCGAGGGCCTGGTCAGGCGTGCCGGCAAGCCCGTCGTCATCGAGATGTGGGACCAGCGGTTCTTCTACTTCGTCCTCAAGTTCGAGTTCAACTTCATCGACTCGCTGAACAAGGCGAGCGCCCTATCGACCGTGCAGATCGATGTGGAGAACGCAGAGCGCTACGACATCACCTACGTCGACCAGGACGGCTCGAAGAAGTATCCTACTATTTTGCACTGCTCGCCTTCTGGCGCCATCGAGCGCTGCATCTACGCCCAGTTAGAGAAACAGTTCATGGAAAGTGAAAAGGGCATCGTGCCCATGCTCCCCGTCTGGCTGTCGCCCACCCAGGTGCGGGTCATCGCCCTGAGCGACCGGCACATCGATCACTGCCGCAAGCTCGCCTTGGAATTAAAACCTTACCGGGTAGACATCGACGACCGCGAGGAAACCGTGAGCAAGAAGGTCCGGGATGCGGGCAAGGAGTGGGTTCCATACGTAGTGACGATCGGCGACGCCGAAATGGGCAAGGACAAATTCCCGGTCGTAGTCAGGTCCGAGTCGGAGCCTAATAAGCCCCTCAAGGTCGAGATGACCGTCGAGGAATTAAGATCCAGGCTTGCGAAGGACGTCGATATGCTCCCGACCAGGCCACTTCCTATTGCAGAGAGCCTGTCTAAACGCCCCAAGTTCGTTGGAAGTATATAA
- a CDS encoding helix-turn-helix transcriptional regulator — protein sequence MEGFLMYAPEWMFDKARAIAGDIVNSQDRGMLIQMYRGKMDLTQEELSRIMRLRRETISRIEHGKVTPTLPFIHTFSGIATLMEAVKSYRSMNRAVEYLYFIRIGAELGVPRDNVAYIVDAAIMNYEKKRKKAIRYLER from the coding sequence ATGGAAGGTTTCCTGATGTACGCGCCGGAGTGGATGTTCGATAAGGCCAGGGCCATCGCGGGCGATATCGTGAACTCGCAGGACCGGGGCATGCTCATCCAGATGTACCGGGGAAAGATGGACCTGACGCAGGAGGAATTAAGCCGCATCATGCGGCTCCGGCGGGAGACGATCTCCCGCATCGAGCACGGCAAAGTGACGCCCACGCTCCCGTTCATCCACACGTTCTCGGGCATCGCCACATTAATGGAAGCCGTTAAATCGTACAGGTCGATGAACCGGGCCGTCGAATACCTCTATTTTATCCGCATCGGGGCCGAGCTCGGCGTGCCCCGGGACAACGTCGCGTATATCGTAGACGCGGCCATCATGAACTATGAAAAGAAACGCAAGAAAGCGATACGATATCTGGAGAGATGA
- the ppsA gene encoding phosphoenolpyruvate synthase — protein MIVAAKTKAVVREAVRPSNRLVVWLEDVRNSDIPIVGGKGASLGEMINAELPVPRGFVVTAQAFREFIEVTGIMDRLFKTLDVDVDDAKALDRAAADAKKLVMETPMPKNIERAIRDYYATLCKREGEEVYVAARSSATAEDLPEASFAGQQETYLNVKGADDLVKSVQKCWASLYGARAIYYRVEQKFPHDQVSIAVVVQKMVDAEEAGVMFTNHMTTGENVTIIEAAWGLGESVVSGAVSPDTYLIDNKTFNVRQKKVATKQTMIIRDKKTRKSKKVDVPENKKNSQVLPDDVIVKLAKLGQIVLEHYGKPQDIEWAVKDGELYLLQSRPITTIQKREAKGGLASGEVILEGLGASPGVASGNVKIVKSMGELDKVLEGDILVTKMTTPDMVPAMKRSSAIVTDEGGMTCHAAIVSRELGTPAVVGTREATRTLQDGQVVTVDGEKGHVLLGALKPVEKPSEEARVAAVAATTKPITATEVKVNVSIPEAAERAKATLADGVGLLRIEHMILGLNTHPQVYIKSGRSDEYVNELVKGIRTVADAFYPRPVWVRTLDAPTDEFRAMKGGEGEPFEHNPMLGMRGIRRDLRELEHFRLEMAAFKKLFELGYDNIGIMLPLVQHPKELRRAKEIMVECGIDIEKVDVGIMVEIPASALIIDDFIKEGIDFVSFGTNDLTQYTLAVDRNNELVADLYNELHPAVLKLIEYVIERCNKAGVTTSICGQAGSRPEVAKRLVAMGITSISANIDAVEAVREMVARTEHEIILDSARKKVV, from the coding sequence ATGATCGTGGCAGCGAAGACTAAAGCAGTAGTGAGAGAGGCCGTAAGGCCTTCGAACAGGCTCGTCGTATGGCTAGAGGACGTCAGGAATTCGGATATTCCAATTGTCGGCGGCAAGGGCGCGAGCCTGGGCGAAATGATCAACGCCGAGCTGCCCGTGCCACGGGGCTTCGTGGTGACGGCGCAGGCGTTCCGCGAGTTTATCGAAGTGACGGGCATCATGGACCGGCTGTTCAAGACGCTGGACGTGGACGTCGACGACGCTAAAGCCCTGGACAGGGCCGCGGCCGACGCCAAGAAGCTCGTCATGGAGACGCCCATGCCGAAGAACATCGAGAGGGCCATCAGGGACTATTATGCCACCTTATGCAAGCGTGAGGGCGAGGAGGTCTACGTGGCCGCCCGGTCGAGCGCGACCGCCGAGGACCTGCCCGAGGCCAGCTTCGCGGGCCAGCAGGAAACGTATCTCAACGTTAAAGGGGCGGACGACCTGGTCAAATCCGTCCAGAAATGCTGGGCGTCGCTCTATGGCGCAAGGGCTATCTATTACCGTGTTGAGCAAAAGTTCCCCCACGACCAGGTGAGCATCGCCGTCGTGGTGCAGAAGATGGTCGACGCGGAGGAGGCCGGCGTCATGTTCACCAACCACATGACCACCGGCGAGAACGTCACAATCATCGAGGCCGCATGGGGCCTGGGCGAGTCTGTTGTCTCGGGCGCCGTATCGCCGGACACATATCTCATCGATAACAAGACTTTCAATGTCAGGCAGAAAAAGGTCGCCACAAAGCAGACTATGATCATCCGGGACAAAAAGACCCGCAAGAGCAAGAAGGTCGACGTCCCGGAGAATAAGAAGAACTCGCAGGTGCTGCCCGACGACGTCATTGTCAAGCTGGCAAAGCTCGGCCAGATAGTCCTGGAGCATTATGGCAAGCCCCAGGACATCGAGTGGGCCGTGAAGGACGGCGAATTATACCTCCTACAGTCGAGGCCGATCACCACTATCCAGAAGCGCGAGGCGAAGGGCGGCCTGGCCTCCGGCGAAGTCATCCTTGAAGGCCTGGGCGCTTCGCCGGGCGTCGCCAGCGGCAACGTCAAGATCGTCAAGAGCATGGGCGAGCTTGACAAGGTGCTGGAGGGCGACATTTTAGTGACCAAGATGACCACGCCGGACATGGTCCCGGCCATGAAGCGCTCCTCGGCGATAGTGACCGACGAGGGCGGCATGACCTGCCACGCGGCCATCGTATCCCGTGAGCTGGGCACGCCGGCGGTCGTGGGCACGAGAGAGGCCACCCGGACGCTCCAGGACGGGCAGGTCGTGACCGTTGACGGCGAGAAGGGCCACGTCCTCCTGGGCGCCCTGAAGCCGGTCGAAAAGCCCTCGGAAGAGGCCCGGGTCGCGGCCGTAGCGGCGACGACAAAGCCGATTACTGCAACAGAGGTCAAAGTCAACGTGTCCATCCCCGAGGCCGCCGAAAGGGCAAAGGCGACGCTGGCGGACGGTGTGGGATTACTCCGGATCGAGCACATGATACTCGGGCTGAACACTCACCCGCAGGTCTACATCAAGAGCGGCCGCTCGGACGAGTACGTGAACGAATTAGTCAAGGGCATCCGCACTGTGGCCGACGCCTTCTACCCGCGGCCGGTCTGGGTAAGGACGCTGGACGCCCCGACGGACGAGTTCCGGGCCATGAAGGGCGGCGAGGGCGAGCCGTTCGAGCACAACCCTATGCTGGGCATGCGTGGCATCCGCCGTGACCTGCGCGAATTAGAGCACTTCCGGCTGGAGATGGCGGCCTTCAAGAAGCTCTTCGAGCTGGGCTACGACAATATAGGCATCATGCTGCCCCTGGTCCAGCACCCGAAAGAGCTGCGCAGGGCAAAGGAGATCATGGTCGAGTGCGGCATCGACATCGAGAAGGTAGACGTGGGCATCATGGTCGAAATACCCGCGTCCGCGCTGATCATCGATGACTTTATTAAGGAGGGCATCGATTTCGTATCGTTCGGCACGAACGACCTGACCCAGTATACGCTGGCCGTCGACCGGAATAACGAGCTGGTCGCGGACCTGTATAATGAGCTGCACCCCGCCGTGCTCAAGCTGATCGAGTACGTCATAGAGCGGTGCAACAAGGCTGGCGTCACGACGTCCATCTGCGGCCAGGCGGGCAGCCGGCCCGAAGTCGCCAAGAGGCTCGTCGCCATGGGCATCACCAGCATCTCAGCCAACATCGATGCGGTCGAGGCTGTCAGGGAAATGGTCGCCAGGACCGAGCACGAGATCATCCTGGATTCGGCCAGGAAAAAAGTGGTGTAA
- the mfnA gene encoding tyrosine decarboxylase MfnA gives MREHGVDETVILKELEDAAQRNVPYARVLSSMCTTPHPIALKAHREFIVSNLGDPKLFPGTASLEHACIGMLGELLHLPLAAGYITTGGTESNIQALRSARQLKKVDPGKANIVLPESAHYSFDKAAQMLGVTLRRAPLDDELKVDVDAMAGLIDRNTIALVAIAGTTEFGQVDSIPAIGKLALDEDIFFHVDAAFGGFVIPFLKDSSKLKFDFEVPGVMSVAIDPHKMGMSTIPSGGLLYRDERFMKLLEINAQYLTSQVQSSLAGTRSGASAAATYAVMRHLGMDGYRKIVSTCMDNTLLLRDSLLDMGLELALEPVMNIVTTKLPDAEATRKKLCDMGWFVSTTSRPEALRMVVMPHVTRTVVDSFVTDIKKIL, from the coding sequence TTGAGGGAACATGGGGTCGATGAGACCGTAATACTAAAGGAGCTCGAGGACGCGGCGCAGAGAAACGTTCCATATGCCCGCGTGCTCAGCTCGATGTGCACGACCCCTCACCCCATCGCACTAAAAGCCCACAGAGAGTTCATCGTCTCCAACCTGGGGGATCCCAAACTTTTTCCGGGGACGGCCTCGCTCGAGCATGCCTGTATAGGCATGCTGGGCGAGCTTTTACATTTACCTTTGGCAGCAGGCTACATCACGACCGGCGGCACCGAGAGCAACATCCAGGCGCTCCGTAGTGCACGGCAGTTAAAGAAAGTCGACCCCGGCAAGGCCAACATTGTCCTTCCTGAGTCGGCGCATTATTCCTTTGATAAGGCGGCCCAGATGCTGGGAGTAACGCTAAGGCGGGCACCGCTGGACGATGAGCTCAAGGTAGACGTCGACGCAATGGCCGGGCTCATCGACAGGAACACGATAGCTCTCGTCGCAATTGCGGGGACGACGGAGTTCGGGCAGGTCGACTCCATCCCGGCGATAGGCAAGCTCGCTCTCGACGAGGACATATTCTTCCATGTGGATGCGGCTTTCGGCGGCTTCGTCATACCGTTCCTGAAGGACTCGTCGAAGCTAAAGTTCGACTTCGAGGTGCCCGGCGTCATGTCGGTCGCCATCGATCCTCACAAGATGGGCATGAGCACGATACCGTCCGGCGGCCTGCTGTATCGGGATGAGCGCTTCATGAAGCTGCTGGAGATCAACGCCCAGTACCTGACTTCGCAAGTCCAGTCCTCGCTGGCGGGCACCCGGAGCGGCGCCTCGGCGGCTGCGACATACGCCGTCATGCGGCACCTGGGCATGGACGGCTATCGGAAGATCGTGTCGACGTGCATGGATAACACCCTGCTCCTCCGGGACAGCCTGCTGGACATGGGCCTTGAGCTCGCGCTCGAGCCTGTCATGAACATCGTGACCACGAAGTTGCCGGATGCTGAGGCGACGAGAAAAAAATTATGCGACATGGGCTGGTTCGTTTCCACGACGTCCCGGCCGGAAGCTCTCCGCATGGTCGTCATGCCCCATGTTACGCGCACCGTGGTCGATTCATTCGTGACCGACATTAAAAAGATATTGTAA